The following coding sequences are from one Cercospora beticola chromosome 4, complete sequence window:
- a CDS encoding uncharacterized protein (CAZy:GH10) — protein MKTTEISVALLGVLGQALQVPCTGTTTLKYESERNGILIGSGAINPAYLNDPKFAAVLSREFKSISPENELKWTFVNPYEGYYNWTGLDRLVRYAHDHDMVIKGHGLISNCCNPDHILNITEPEVLHAALTSHFEAVMHRYADSMNRWDVVSEALEPMGGGLQANFFYNISGPGYIADAFRIARAADPKAKLFLNENLVETYANKRQELYDLVSGLVAEGVPIDGIALQMHITEVAPEPGVITSMVRSYNELGLEVSIAELDVHTLNSTLQAEIYGAVMRESLAAGIIDISFWGFTDKHLYTWLPGAKPLIFNETYYPKAAYYATHAALADFNSRVESDLVSHPAP, from the coding sequence ATGAAGACTACCGAGATTTCCGTTGCCCTGCTTGGAGTTTTGGGGCAAGCCCTTCAAGTCCCATGCACCGGAACAACAACACTCAAGTATGAATCAGAGCGCAACGGCATTCTCATTGGGTCTGGAGCCATCAATCCAGCATACCTGAACGACCCAAAATTTGCAGCCGTTCTGAGCAGAGAGTTCAAGAGCATTTCGCCGGAGAATGAGCTGAAATGGACTTTTGTCAATCCATACGAAGGATATTACAACTGGACCGGATTGGACCGCCTGGTTCGCTACGCACACGATCATGACATGGTCATCAAAGGACACGGCTTGATCTCGAACTGCTGCAATCCAGATCATATCCTCAACATCACCGAGCCTGAAGTGCTGCATGCCGCACTGACGTCCCACTTCGAAGCCGTCATGCATCGGTACGCCGATAGCATGAACCGATGGGACGTCGTATCTGAGGCTTTGGAGCCCATGGGCGGCGGTCTTCAAGCCAACTTCTTTTACAACATCTCCGGACCAGGCTACATTGCTGATGCTTTCCGCATCGCCCGCGCTGCAGATCCAAAAGCCAAACTCTTCCTCAATGAGAACCTTGTGGAAACATATGCCAACAAGCGCCAAGAGCTGTACGACCTGGTATCCGGACTCGTTGCGGAAGGCGTGCCCATCGATGGCATCGCATTGCAGATGCACATTACAGAGGTCGCTCCCGAACCTGGTGTCATCACTTCCATGGTCAGGTCGTATAACGAGCTAGGTCTGGAAGTTTCGATCGCGGAGCTAGACGTCCACACGCTCAACTCCACTCTCCAAGCTGAGATTTACGGTGCTGTCATGCGCGAGTCCCTGGCGGCGGGCATCATAGACATCAGCTTCTGGGGATTCACGGACAAGCATCTCTATACCTGGCTTCCAGGCGCGAAGCCGCTGATCTTCAATGAGACATACTATCCGAAGGCTGCCTACTACGCAACTCATGCCGCGCTGGCAGATTTCAACAGTCGTGTTGAGAGCGATCTGGTATCGCATCCGGCTCCCTAA